The Salvia miltiorrhiza cultivar Shanhuang (shh) chromosome 1, IMPLAD_Smil_shh, whole genome shotgun sequence genome has a window encoding:
- the LOC131018773 gene encoding uncharacterized protein LOC131018773 isoform X2, whose amino-acid sequence MLSRFPVETPHIRPTPKSSATFHHKQNLFFKIACCVKNGSSDSPNSSPPSSTPDNKFGFKLVGQSLGDINRKFNDIDTNSMQESVNQWLSKTQNFFNEVTSPLVKSVHDRKPSPQSDSEDMDDVFIIEPTIDSRTPGGELSEAAIVSIEQFSRMNGLTGQKMQKIFKALVPESVYNDPRYLVEYCCFRFLSRNNVEVHPSLKEPAFRRLIFITMLAWENPLRKGKGNRVKLFKGSNFQKLVGEEAFVRIAPAVSGVADCPTAHNLFRALAGEEKGVSFSIWSTYVTELVKVHEGRKSYQFQDISQFPKEKILCLGSSRKQPVLKWENDMAWPGKVTLTDRALYFEAASLVGGKDAVRLDLTHHNSRVEKTRVGPLGSNVFDSAISITSGPEPVTLVLEFVDLGGEVRRDVWYAFISEVIGLYKFIREYGPKDNDESVYDIYGAHKGKDRAVTHAINAIARLQALQFMKRTFDEPTKLAQFSYLRNAPYGEVVLQTLAVNFWGGTVIKKLTDIDSELELLVRPNGEASESSNHVFDIDGSVYLRKWRRSASWGTSASLAFWKNAVVRHGVVLSKNLVVADMSLVEKASMICRDKCKVVEKTQATIEAAMIEGIPSNIDLFKELVLPLTLTAKNFERLRRWDDPLVTASFLGLVYTLIFRNLMSYIFPVTLMIFAAGMLVLKGLKEQGRLGRFFGKVTIYDQPPSNTIQKIIALKEAMREMEMSLQNVNVVLLKIRSIILAGHPQVTMEVALSLLVGSIILLLVPFKYVLAFLIFDLFTRELEFRRKMVEAFDNFLKERWDGVPAAPVVVLPLEEKEEEKKQLDKLKPERS is encoded by the exons ATGCTCTCGAGATTCCCAGTAGAAACACCCCACATAAGGCCAACCCCTAAATCTTCTGCAACTTTTCATCATAAGCAGAATCTGTTTTTCAAGATTGCTTGCTGTGTGAAGAATGGTTCCTCGGATTCTCCGAATTCATCACCTCCTTCTTCGACCCCGGATAACAAATTTGGGTTCAAGCTGGTGGGGCAGTCTCTTGGCGATATCAATCGGAAGTTCAATGATATTGATACAA ATTCAATGCAAGAATCAGTAAACCAATGGCTATCAAAGACCCAAAACTTTTTCAATGAAGTAACTTCTCCACTTGTAAAATCTGTTCATGATAGAAAGCCTAGCCCTCAGAGTGACAGTGAAGATATGGATGATGTCTTTATTATTGAACCGACTATTGATTCAAGAACTCCTGGAGGAGAGCTTTCTGAAGCTGCCATCGTTTCCATTGAACAATTTAGCCG GATGAATGGGTTGACAGGACAGAAAATGCAGAAAATATTTAAAGCCCTTGTTCCCGAATCAGTTTATAATGATCCACGTTATTTGGTGGAGTATTGCTGCTTCAGGTTTTTGTCAAGGAATAACGTTGAAGTTCATCCTAGCCTCAAG GAACCTGCATTTCGGAGACTAATTTTTATAACTATGCTTGCATGGGAGAATCCTCTGCGGAAAGGAAAGGGTAACCGAGTTAAATTATTCAAAGGGAGTAATTTTCAG AAGCTCGTGGGAGAAGAAGCTTTTGTTCGCATTGCTCCTGCTGTTTCTGGTGTAGCTGATTGTCCCACTGCACATAATCTTTTCAGAGCTTTAGCTGGTGAAGAAAAGGGCGTCTCATTTAGCATATGGTCCACATATGTTACCGAACTTGTCAA AGTGCATGAAGGCCGAAAGTCTTATCAATTTCAGGACATCTCCCAATTTCCTAAGGAAAAAATCCTGTGTCTTGGTTCCAGTCGAAAGCAGCCTGTTCTAAAATGGGAGAATGACATGGCTTGGCCGGGAAAGGTCACTTTGACCGACAGGGCACTTTACTTTGAG gcaGCTAGCTTGGTCGGAGGAAAAGATGCTGTTAGGCTGGATCTTACTCATCACAATTCAAGAGTCGAAAAAACAAGGGTGGGACCCTTAGGATCAAATGTTTTCGACTCTGCAATCTCCATCACATCTGGTCCGGA GCCTGTGACGTTGGTACTTGAGTTTGTCGACTTAGGTGGTGAAGTGAGAAGAGATGTGTGGTATGCATTCATAAGCGAAGTTATCGGATTATACAAATTTATACGCGAATATGGACCCAAGGATAATGATGAGTCGGTGTATGACATATACGGTGCTCACAAAGGGAAGGATAGGGCAGTCACTCATGCCATAAACGCCATTGCTAGACTTCAAGCTCTCCAGTTTATGAAGAGGACATTCGACGAACCTACTAAGCTGGCCCAGTTTTCATATTTACGTAATGCACCATATGGGGAGGTTGTTCTTCAAACCCTCGCTGTAAATTTTTGGGGCGGGACGGTAATCAAGAAACTAACGGACATTGACagtgagctggagctgcttgtGAGACCCAACGGTGAGGCTTCTGAGAGTAGCAATCATGTTTTTGACATAGATGGAAGTGTCTACTTGCGAAAATGGAGGAGATCAGCATCGTGGGGAACTAGTGCTTCATTGGCTTTCTGGAAGAACGCTGTGGTCAGACACGGAGTTGTGCTTAGCAAGAACCTCGTTGTAGCTGACATGAGTTTGGTGGAGAAGGCGTCGATGATATGCAGAGATAAGTGCAAGGTAGTTGAGAAAACACAAGCTACAATCGAAGCTGCAATGATTGAAGGAATTCCTAGTAACATCGACCTTTTTAAG GAGCTTGTACTTCCTCTAACTCTTACTGCCAAAAATTTCGAACGACTCAGGCGCTGGGATGATCCCCTTGTTACTGCATCTTTTCTTGGACTTGTATATACACTTATCTTTAG AAACCTGATGTCTTATATATTCCCGGTGACGTTGATGATCTTCGCGGCTGGGATGTTAGTGCTGAAGGGGCTCAAAGAGCAAGGCCGTCTTGGGAGATTCTTCGGGAAAGTTACTATATATGATCAGCCTCCATCGAACACAATCCAAAAGATTATTGCGCTGAAAGAAGCCATGCGCGAAATGGAGATGTCCCTCCAGAATGTGAATGTTGTACTGCTCAAGATTCGCTCCATCATTCTCGCAGGACACCCTCAG GTGACGATGGAGGTTGCTCTTTCGCTACTGGTTGGTTCAATCATTCTTCTTCTGGTTCCATTTAAATATGTGCTTGCTTTCTTGATTTTTGATCTCTTCACGAGGGAGCTCGAGTTCAGGAGGAAGATGGTGGAGGCGTTCGACAACTTTTTGAAAGAGCGGTGGGACGGGGTGCCTGCGGCTCCTGTGGTTGTGCTGCCATTGGAGGAGAAGGAAGAGGAGAAGAAACAACTGGATAAGCTCAAACCAGAAAGAAGTTAG
- the LOC131018773 gene encoding uncharacterized protein LOC131018773 isoform X1: MLSRFPVETPHIRPTPKSSATFHHKQNLFFKIACCVKNGSSDSPNSSPPSSTPDNKFGFKLVGQSLGDINRKFNDIDTNSMQESVNQWLSKTQNFFNEVTSPLVKSVHDRKPSPQSDSEDMDDVFIIEPTIDSRTPGGELSEAAIVSIEQFSRMNGLTGQKMQKIFKALVPESVYNDPRYLVEYCCFRFLSRNNVEVHPSLKEPAFRRLIFITMLAWENPLRKGKGNRVKLFKGSNFQKKLVGEEAFVRIAPAVSGVADCPTAHNLFRALAGEEKGVSFSIWSTYVTELVKVHEGRKSYQFQDISQFPKEKILCLGSSRKQPVLKWENDMAWPGKVTLTDRALYFEAASLVGGKDAVRLDLTHHNSRVEKTRVGPLGSNVFDSAISITSGPEPVTLVLEFVDLGGEVRRDVWYAFISEVIGLYKFIREYGPKDNDESVYDIYGAHKGKDRAVTHAINAIARLQALQFMKRTFDEPTKLAQFSYLRNAPYGEVVLQTLAVNFWGGTVIKKLTDIDSELELLVRPNGEASESSNHVFDIDGSVYLRKWRRSASWGTSASLAFWKNAVVRHGVVLSKNLVVADMSLVEKASMICRDKCKVVEKTQATIEAAMIEGIPSNIDLFKELVLPLTLTAKNFERLRRWDDPLVTASFLGLVYTLIFRNLMSYIFPVTLMIFAAGMLVLKGLKEQGRLGRFFGKVTIYDQPPSNTIQKIIALKEAMREMEMSLQNVNVVLLKIRSIILAGHPQVTMEVALSLLVGSIILLLVPFKYVLAFLIFDLFTRELEFRRKMVEAFDNFLKERWDGVPAAPVVVLPLEEKEEEKKQLDKLKPERS, from the exons ATGCTCTCGAGATTCCCAGTAGAAACACCCCACATAAGGCCAACCCCTAAATCTTCTGCAACTTTTCATCATAAGCAGAATCTGTTTTTCAAGATTGCTTGCTGTGTGAAGAATGGTTCCTCGGATTCTCCGAATTCATCACCTCCTTCTTCGACCCCGGATAACAAATTTGGGTTCAAGCTGGTGGGGCAGTCTCTTGGCGATATCAATCGGAAGTTCAATGATATTGATACAA ATTCAATGCAAGAATCAGTAAACCAATGGCTATCAAAGACCCAAAACTTTTTCAATGAAGTAACTTCTCCACTTGTAAAATCTGTTCATGATAGAAAGCCTAGCCCTCAGAGTGACAGTGAAGATATGGATGATGTCTTTATTATTGAACCGACTATTGATTCAAGAACTCCTGGAGGAGAGCTTTCTGAAGCTGCCATCGTTTCCATTGAACAATTTAGCCG GATGAATGGGTTGACAGGACAGAAAATGCAGAAAATATTTAAAGCCCTTGTTCCCGAATCAGTTTATAATGATCCACGTTATTTGGTGGAGTATTGCTGCTTCAGGTTTTTGTCAAGGAATAACGTTGAAGTTCATCCTAGCCTCAAG GAACCTGCATTTCGGAGACTAATTTTTATAACTATGCTTGCATGGGAGAATCCTCTGCGGAAAGGAAAGGGTAACCGAGTTAAATTATTCAAAGGGAGTAATTTTCAG AAGAAGCTCGTGGGAGAAGAAGCTTTTGTTCGCATTGCTCCTGCTGTTTCTGGTGTAGCTGATTGTCCCACTGCACATAATCTTTTCAGAGCTTTAGCTGGTGAAGAAAAGGGCGTCTCATTTAGCATATGGTCCACATATGTTACCGAACTTGTCAA AGTGCATGAAGGCCGAAAGTCTTATCAATTTCAGGACATCTCCCAATTTCCTAAGGAAAAAATCCTGTGTCTTGGTTCCAGTCGAAAGCAGCCTGTTCTAAAATGGGAGAATGACATGGCTTGGCCGGGAAAGGTCACTTTGACCGACAGGGCACTTTACTTTGAG gcaGCTAGCTTGGTCGGAGGAAAAGATGCTGTTAGGCTGGATCTTACTCATCACAATTCAAGAGTCGAAAAAACAAGGGTGGGACCCTTAGGATCAAATGTTTTCGACTCTGCAATCTCCATCACATCTGGTCCGGA GCCTGTGACGTTGGTACTTGAGTTTGTCGACTTAGGTGGTGAAGTGAGAAGAGATGTGTGGTATGCATTCATAAGCGAAGTTATCGGATTATACAAATTTATACGCGAATATGGACCCAAGGATAATGATGAGTCGGTGTATGACATATACGGTGCTCACAAAGGGAAGGATAGGGCAGTCACTCATGCCATAAACGCCATTGCTAGACTTCAAGCTCTCCAGTTTATGAAGAGGACATTCGACGAACCTACTAAGCTGGCCCAGTTTTCATATTTACGTAATGCACCATATGGGGAGGTTGTTCTTCAAACCCTCGCTGTAAATTTTTGGGGCGGGACGGTAATCAAGAAACTAACGGACATTGACagtgagctggagctgcttgtGAGACCCAACGGTGAGGCTTCTGAGAGTAGCAATCATGTTTTTGACATAGATGGAAGTGTCTACTTGCGAAAATGGAGGAGATCAGCATCGTGGGGAACTAGTGCTTCATTGGCTTTCTGGAAGAACGCTGTGGTCAGACACGGAGTTGTGCTTAGCAAGAACCTCGTTGTAGCTGACATGAGTTTGGTGGAGAAGGCGTCGATGATATGCAGAGATAAGTGCAAGGTAGTTGAGAAAACACAAGCTACAATCGAAGCTGCAATGATTGAAGGAATTCCTAGTAACATCGACCTTTTTAAG GAGCTTGTACTTCCTCTAACTCTTACTGCCAAAAATTTCGAACGACTCAGGCGCTGGGATGATCCCCTTGTTACTGCATCTTTTCTTGGACTTGTATATACACTTATCTTTAG AAACCTGATGTCTTATATATTCCCGGTGACGTTGATGATCTTCGCGGCTGGGATGTTAGTGCTGAAGGGGCTCAAAGAGCAAGGCCGTCTTGGGAGATTCTTCGGGAAAGTTACTATATATGATCAGCCTCCATCGAACACAATCCAAAAGATTATTGCGCTGAAAGAAGCCATGCGCGAAATGGAGATGTCCCTCCAGAATGTGAATGTTGTACTGCTCAAGATTCGCTCCATCATTCTCGCAGGACACCCTCAG GTGACGATGGAGGTTGCTCTTTCGCTACTGGTTGGTTCAATCATTCTTCTTCTGGTTCCATTTAAATATGTGCTTGCTTTCTTGATTTTTGATCTCTTCACGAGGGAGCTCGAGTTCAGGAGGAAGATGGTGGAGGCGTTCGACAACTTTTTGAAAGAGCGGTGGGACGGGGTGCCTGCGGCTCCTGTGGTTGTGCTGCCATTGGAGGAGAAGGAAGAGGAGAAGAAACAACTGGATAAGCTCAAACCAGAAAGAAGTTAG
- the LOC131018773 gene encoding uncharacterized protein LOC131018773 isoform X3: MNGLTGQKMQKIFKALVPESVYNDPRYLVEYCCFRFLSRNNVEVHPSLKEPAFRRLIFITMLAWENPLRKGKGNRVKLFKGSNFQKKLVGEEAFVRIAPAVSGVADCPTAHNLFRALAGEEKGVSFSIWSTYVTELVKVHEGRKSYQFQDISQFPKEKILCLGSSRKQPVLKWENDMAWPGKVTLTDRALYFEAASLVGGKDAVRLDLTHHNSRVEKTRVGPLGSNVFDSAISITSGPEPVTLVLEFVDLGGEVRRDVWYAFISEVIGLYKFIREYGPKDNDESVYDIYGAHKGKDRAVTHAINAIARLQALQFMKRTFDEPTKLAQFSYLRNAPYGEVVLQTLAVNFWGGTVIKKLTDIDSELELLVRPNGEASESSNHVFDIDGSVYLRKWRRSASWGTSASLAFWKNAVVRHGVVLSKNLVVADMSLVEKASMICRDKCKVVEKTQATIEAAMIEGIPSNIDLFKELVLPLTLTAKNFERLRRWDDPLVTASFLGLVYTLIFRNLMSYIFPVTLMIFAAGMLVLKGLKEQGRLGRFFGKVTIYDQPPSNTIQKIIALKEAMREMEMSLQNVNVVLLKIRSIILAGHPQVTMEVALSLLVGSIILLLVPFKYVLAFLIFDLFTRELEFRRKMVEAFDNFLKERWDGVPAAPVVVLPLEEKEEEKKQLDKLKPERS, translated from the exons ATGAATGGGTTGACAGGACAGAAAATGCAGAAAATATTTAAAGCCCTTGTTCCCGAATCAGTTTATAATGATCCACGTTATTTGGTGGAGTATTGCTGCTTCAGGTTTTTGTCAAGGAATAACGTTGAAGTTCATCCTAGCCTCAAG GAACCTGCATTTCGGAGACTAATTTTTATAACTATGCTTGCATGGGAGAATCCTCTGCGGAAAGGAAAGGGTAACCGAGTTAAATTATTCAAAGGGAGTAATTTTCAG AAGAAGCTCGTGGGAGAAGAAGCTTTTGTTCGCATTGCTCCTGCTGTTTCTGGTGTAGCTGATTGTCCCACTGCACATAATCTTTTCAGAGCTTTAGCTGGTGAAGAAAAGGGCGTCTCATTTAGCATATGGTCCACATATGTTACCGAACTTGTCAA AGTGCATGAAGGCCGAAAGTCTTATCAATTTCAGGACATCTCCCAATTTCCTAAGGAAAAAATCCTGTGTCTTGGTTCCAGTCGAAAGCAGCCTGTTCTAAAATGGGAGAATGACATGGCTTGGCCGGGAAAGGTCACTTTGACCGACAGGGCACTTTACTTTGAG gcaGCTAGCTTGGTCGGAGGAAAAGATGCTGTTAGGCTGGATCTTACTCATCACAATTCAAGAGTCGAAAAAACAAGGGTGGGACCCTTAGGATCAAATGTTTTCGACTCTGCAATCTCCATCACATCTGGTCCGGA GCCTGTGACGTTGGTACTTGAGTTTGTCGACTTAGGTGGTGAAGTGAGAAGAGATGTGTGGTATGCATTCATAAGCGAAGTTATCGGATTATACAAATTTATACGCGAATATGGACCCAAGGATAATGATGAGTCGGTGTATGACATATACGGTGCTCACAAAGGGAAGGATAGGGCAGTCACTCATGCCATAAACGCCATTGCTAGACTTCAAGCTCTCCAGTTTATGAAGAGGACATTCGACGAACCTACTAAGCTGGCCCAGTTTTCATATTTACGTAATGCACCATATGGGGAGGTTGTTCTTCAAACCCTCGCTGTAAATTTTTGGGGCGGGACGGTAATCAAGAAACTAACGGACATTGACagtgagctggagctgcttgtGAGACCCAACGGTGAGGCTTCTGAGAGTAGCAATCATGTTTTTGACATAGATGGAAGTGTCTACTTGCGAAAATGGAGGAGATCAGCATCGTGGGGAACTAGTGCTTCATTGGCTTTCTGGAAGAACGCTGTGGTCAGACACGGAGTTGTGCTTAGCAAGAACCTCGTTGTAGCTGACATGAGTTTGGTGGAGAAGGCGTCGATGATATGCAGAGATAAGTGCAAGGTAGTTGAGAAAACACAAGCTACAATCGAAGCTGCAATGATTGAAGGAATTCCTAGTAACATCGACCTTTTTAAG GAGCTTGTACTTCCTCTAACTCTTACTGCCAAAAATTTCGAACGACTCAGGCGCTGGGATGATCCCCTTGTTACTGCATCTTTTCTTGGACTTGTATATACACTTATCTTTAG AAACCTGATGTCTTATATATTCCCGGTGACGTTGATGATCTTCGCGGCTGGGATGTTAGTGCTGAAGGGGCTCAAAGAGCAAGGCCGTCTTGGGAGATTCTTCGGGAAAGTTACTATATATGATCAGCCTCCATCGAACACAATCCAAAAGATTATTGCGCTGAAAGAAGCCATGCGCGAAATGGAGATGTCCCTCCAGAATGTGAATGTTGTACTGCTCAAGATTCGCTCCATCATTCTCGCAGGACACCCTCAG GTGACGATGGAGGTTGCTCTTTCGCTACTGGTTGGTTCAATCATTCTTCTTCTGGTTCCATTTAAATATGTGCTTGCTTTCTTGATTTTTGATCTCTTCACGAGGGAGCTCGAGTTCAGGAGGAAGATGGTGGAGGCGTTCGACAACTTTTTGAAAGAGCGGTGGGACGGGGTGCCTGCGGCTCCTGTGGTTGTGCTGCCATTGGAGGAGAAGGAAGAGGAGAAGAAACAACTGGATAAGCTCAAACCAGAAAGAAGTTAG
- the LOC131018801 gene encoding 60S ribosomal protein L3-1-like, whose translation MSHRKFEHPRHGSLGFLPRKRAARHKGKVKAFPKDDPTKPCSLTAFLGYKAGMTHIVRDVEKPGSKLHKKETCEAVTIIETPPMVIVGVVGYVKTPRGLRCLNTVWAQHLSEEIRRRFYKNWCKSKKRAFSKYSKRLETDEGKKDIQSQLEKLKKYSSVIRVLAHTQIRKMKGLKQKKAHLMEIQVNGGTIAQKVDFAYGFFEKQVPVDAVFQKDEMIDIIGVTKGKGYEGVVTRWGVTRLPRKTHRGLRKVACIGAWHPARVSFTVARAGQNGYHHRTELNKKVYRLGKAGTEEHTASTEYDRTEKDVTPMGGFPHYGVVKDDYLMIKGGCVGPKKRVVTLRQSLLKQTSRVALEEIKLKFVDTSSKFGHGRFQTTSEKQKYYGRVKA comes from the exons ATGTCGCATAGGAAGTTTGAGCATCCAAGGCACGGGTCACTCGGTTTCCTGCCCAGGAAGCGGGCTGCTCGCCACAAGGGAAAGG TGAAGGCTTTCCCCAAGGATGACCCAACCAAGCCCTGCAGTCTAACAGCCTTTTTGGGATACAAGGCTGGAATGACCCACATTGTTCGAGATGTGGAAAAGCCTGGATCAA AACTTCACAAGAAGGAGACTTGTGAGGCTGTTACCATCATTGAAACACCACCCATGGTAATTGTTGGAGTTGTTGGGTATGTTAAGACTCCACGTGGTCTTCGCTGCTTGAACACAGTTTGGGCCCAGCATCTCAGTGAGGAGATTAGGAGGAGGTTCTACAAGAACTGGTGCAAGTCCAAGAAGAGGGCCTTTTCCAAGTACTCAAAAAGATTGGAGACTGATGAGGGAAAGAAGGACATCCAGTCACAGCTGGAGAAACTGAAGAAATACTCGAGTGTTATCCGTGTGTTGGCTCACACCCAG ATAAGGAAGATGAAGGGGCTGAAACAAAAGAAGGCACACTTGATGGAGATTCAAGTTAATGGTGGAACTATTGCTCAGAAGGTTGACTTTGCTTACGGCTTCTTTGAGAAGCAGGTCCCTGTGGATGCTGTATTCCAGAAGGATGAGATGATTGACATTATAGGTGTGACCAAGGGTAAGGGATATGAAGGTGTTGTTACTCGTTGGGGTGTAACACGTCTTCCCCGCAAAACCCATAGGGGTCTTCGTAAGGTGGCTTGTATTGGAGCTTGGCATCCTGCTAGAGTTTCCTTCACTGTTGCTAGGGCTGGTCAGAATGGGTACCATCATCGTACTGAATTGAACAAGAAGGTCTACAGGCTTGGTAAGGCAGGAACTGAAGAGCACACTGCCAGTACCGAATATGACAG GACTGAGAAAGATGTCACTCCAATGGGTGGATTCCCTCACTACGGTGTGGTGAAGGATGATTACCTGATGATCAAGGGTGGCTGTGTTGGACCCAAGAAAAGGGTCGTTACCCTTCGTCAATCTCTCCTGAAACAGACTTCTCGTGTGGCACTTGAAGAGATCAAGCTCAAGTTTGTTGACACATCGTCCAAGTTTGGACACGGACGATTCCAGACAACCTCAGAGAAGCAGAAGTATTACGGTCGGGTGAAGGCCTAA
- the LOC131018786 gene encoding uncharacterized protein LOC131018786 isoform X1: MGKVDDRQLPVAQHQQSPPPLRRRCRLINFKCAVVFTLTVAAFVSALFCALPSRHRQAGFDATESIKLTATVQAYFRLHKPVSKLIQQIARLEYDLNEEIGVPSSKVAILSMHQDGKSNWSDVVFGFLPDPIDISTNPVFLSLLRSSLTDLFFQQCNLTLNYSLFGDPSSFEILKFPGGITMIPERPAFVMHVPEALFCFSLDSSIHDIKENILELKEQLNSGLHLLPNEVVYIQVTSDHGTTKDPPVTVKASVLSGVGALPQERLKELAHIITGPAENLGLNHSVFGEVKEISLSSFLNHSLRAQTPIPSPSPAPSRGQLYGTGSSPTSSPPDVRRSIPPCSNCYASTPTAASDFIPPTPHSLPIADSPESSEINGSPHCGSPDPSVSPSATYFNQVSPSASPSVRSGPDSRCKGM, encoded by the exons ATGGGGAAAGTTGATGATAGGCAATTGCCAGTGGCGCAGCACCAACAGTCGCCGCCTCCTCTCCGGCGGAGATGCAGGCTCATCAACTTCAAATGCGCCGTCGTTTTCACGCTGACCGTCGCCGCTTTTGTTTCTGCTTTATTTTGCGCTCTTCCTTCCCGCCACAGGCAAGCTGGCTTTGATGCTACGGAATCGATCAAGCTCACTG CCACTGTTCAAGCATACTTCAGACTTCACAAACCAGTTTCGAAGCTCATTCAACAGATAGCAAGATTAGAATATGATCTTAATGAAGAGATAGGTGTTCCTTCCTCGAAG GTTGCTATCCTATCCATGCACCAAGATGGCAAATCTAACTGGTCCGATGTGGTGTTTGGCTTCCTTCCTGATCCAATTGATATTAGTACGAATCCAGTGTTCTTAAGTCTGCTGAGATCCTCCTTAACTGATCTTTTTTTTCAGCAATGTAATTTGACTTTGAATTACTCACTGTTTGGAGACCCCTCCTCTTTCGAGATTCTTAAATTTCCTGGTGGAATCACCATGATACCCGAACGACCTGCTTTCGTCATGCATGTACCAGAGGCACTCTTTTGTTTCAGTCTCGACAGCTCAATTCATGACATAAAGGAAAATATTCTTGAGCTGAAAGAACAACTAAACTCGGGGTTGCATTTATTGCCCAATGAG GTGGTGTACATACAGGTCACAAGCGATCATGGGACGACAAAAGATCCCCCAGTTACGGTTAAAGCTTCTGTTTTATCTGGGGTAGGAGCCCTACCGCAAGAGAGATTAAAAGAATTAGCTCATATAATCACTGGTCCTGCAGAAAATCTTGGCCTCAATCACTCTGTGTTTGGGGAAGTTAAAGAAATCAGCTTGTCTTCGTTTCTAAATCATTCACTTCGCGCACAAACTCCAATACCTTCTCCGTCTCCAGCACCATCTCGGGGACAACTATATGGTACTGGTTCTTCCCCTACATCTTCTCCACCCGACGTGCGTCGTTCTATACCACCTTGTTCAAACTGTTATGCCTCCACGCCAACCGCTGCAAGTGATTTTATTCCGCCCACTCCACACAGTTTACCTATAGCTGATTCACCTGAATCCTCAGAAATTAATGGCAGTCCACATTGTGGGTCTCCTGATCCATCGGTTTCTCCTTCAGCTACTTATTTTAATCAAGTATCTCCCAGCGCATCGCCCAGTGTCCGCTCTGGCCCCGACAGCCGGTGCAAAGGAATGTGA
- the LOC131018786 gene encoding uncharacterized protein LOC131018786 isoform X2 → MSATVQAYFRLHKPVSKLIQQIARLEYDLNEEIGVPSSKVAILSMHQDGKSNWSDVVFGFLPDPIDISTNPVFLSLLRSSLTDLFFQQCNLTLNYSLFGDPSSFEILKFPGGITMIPERPAFVMHVPEALFCFSLDSSIHDIKENILELKEQLNSGLHLLPNEVVYIQVTSDHGTTKDPPVTVKASVLSGVGALPQERLKELAHIITGPAENLGLNHSVFGEVKEISLSSFLNHSLRAQTPIPSPSPAPSRGQLYGTGSSPTSSPPDVRRSIPPCSNCYASTPTAASDFIPPTPHSLPIADSPESSEINGSPHCGSPDPSVSPSATYFNQVSPSASPSVRSGPDSRCKGM, encoded by the exons ATGTCAGCCACTGTTCAAGCATACTTCAGACTTCACAAACCAGTTTCGAAGCTCATTCAACAGATAGCAAGATTAGAATATGATCTTAATGAAGAGATAGGTGTTCCTTCCTCGAAG GTTGCTATCCTATCCATGCACCAAGATGGCAAATCTAACTGGTCCGATGTGGTGTTTGGCTTCCTTCCTGATCCAATTGATATTAGTACGAATCCAGTGTTCTTAAGTCTGCTGAGATCCTCCTTAACTGATCTTTTTTTTCAGCAATGTAATTTGACTTTGAATTACTCACTGTTTGGAGACCCCTCCTCTTTCGAGATTCTTAAATTTCCTGGTGGAATCACCATGATACCCGAACGACCTGCTTTCGTCATGCATGTACCAGAGGCACTCTTTTGTTTCAGTCTCGACAGCTCAATTCATGACATAAAGGAAAATATTCTTGAGCTGAAAGAACAACTAAACTCGGGGTTGCATTTATTGCCCAATGAG GTGGTGTACATACAGGTCACAAGCGATCATGGGACGACAAAAGATCCCCCAGTTACGGTTAAAGCTTCTGTTTTATCTGGGGTAGGAGCCCTACCGCAAGAGAGATTAAAAGAATTAGCTCATATAATCACTGGTCCTGCAGAAAATCTTGGCCTCAATCACTCTGTGTTTGGGGAAGTTAAAGAAATCAGCTTGTCTTCGTTTCTAAATCATTCACTTCGCGCACAAACTCCAATACCTTCTCCGTCTCCAGCACCATCTCGGGGACAACTATATGGTACTGGTTCTTCCCCTACATCTTCTCCACCCGACGTGCGTCGTTCTATACCACCTTGTTCAAACTGTTATGCCTCCACGCCAACCGCTGCAAGTGATTTTATTCCGCCCACTCCACACAGTTTACCTATAGCTGATTCACCTGAATCCTCAGAAATTAATGGCAGTCCACATTGTGGGTCTCCTGATCCATCGGTTTCTCCTTCAGCTACTTATTTTAATCAAGTATCTCCCAGCGCATCGCCCAGTGTCCGCTCTGGCCCCGACAGCCGGTGCAAAGGAATGTGA